One Coffea eugenioides isolate CCC68of chromosome 2, Ceug_1.0, whole genome shotgun sequence genomic window, ATccttctatatatatatatatatacatattattaGTGTAGAAATTTCCAACATTAATAAGTATGGGTGCATCCTTGTGTGAAAGACCTTCTACACTAGTGTCAACTAAACTTTGCCACGTTAACACCAAGTAGATAGATATGATATAAGGAACCTTTGGGGCAAATGAAAGAAGTTTTGACACAATTTTATCAGAAAAGCTCAAGTAATTATTGGTCTACCTTAACGCTGTCTATTAATGCGAATGCACTTAAAAAGGAGAATTACCGTTTTGTTCCGGAGAACGAAAAAGATGCATCAGAGGATTGAAATAATCGGCATACAATATAAATGCATCTGGGTGATTTGCTCGAACTCGATTCAGCTCTTCTTGAAGTAGTTCATtgtgataattggaaaaatCGTTCAACCAACTCAGGCAGCCTGTTGCTGTATCATAATCTTCTTTGTTTGAACTCTTGAAATATGTTAACATCGCTGGCGAGCATCCATCAGGCAATAGACCATTCACCATTATGTTTACCACTCCCAGGTCTATCAATTCCTACATCAGGagctccccaaaaaaaaaataaattaataaaatccTACGTCAGGAATATAAATCAATATCATGCACATATTAGCCCTTTAACCATGTAACGTTCGTGAAAGAAAGAATCCCGAGTTAAAGAGTGGCAGCGTTGCAATGTAGCATAAGACCAGAAAAGAATGcctaaaagttttttttttccccagcAAACAACACTGGAAAGATTCTAGCGCTGAAATGTCATTagaaaaagaaatgtgcaaGTCAGAATGCTGCAAAGCCCCGTGAGGAGTTGAAGGTGACAAACCTGActaaatactttttttttttttttttcttttagttgttcccttaagaaagataaaagaaaagtaGAACTTTGAGCAATAAAAACAAATAGGGAAAAATTCTTACGTTAATGGCAGACCTAGTGGCACTAATAACCAAAGGAACCAAGGATTTTGTCTCCTCCAAGCTTTTTCCTTGCAGAAATGCTTTGCCATAATCGTTGCCACCGAATCCCATAAGAAAGAGTGAGCTTTTGAAAACTTCGCTACAGCCTGCGAATGAATCCCCCATGAGCTATTAACGTTAATTTTCAAAGCCATTAATAATCAGTAACTCGAGAACCTCTCAAATAAACCTTTGGACAGCACACCATCTGAGTCAgctcaaaaaaattttgatacACACTACTATGCATTTCCACTAAAATACTTCAATACCCTGTTTTGAGTTAGATTGGGATTTTATGCAATTTTCATGGTGCAGCTCATGATTCTGATGTCTTGAATTTTAATTTGGATTGACAGGAGTGCTTTTTCAAACGAATTGCATATTTAGACGGTAAATAGTGGAAAATCATGCCATATCAACTTAAAATATGCGTCGTTCTCAATCCCTAAAAATCTttaagcctttttttttttttttttctgttctttgaggataataaaaaaaagataagaatTCTCGTCCAACACGAGTAGCTAGGCTTCGAAACCATTTTTCCGTCTGGACAAGAAATACTTACTTGAGGAATAGCAAAGAGATGGCAGTAGCCCTTTGAACCACCTGAGTTGAGTACTCATAGAGATATTAGCCAAAGTAGAAGAAATTCCTTTTTCTCCATAAAATGGGACGTCAAGTGCTGTAGCTCCTGCAACTGCAAAGTTCAGACCGGCTTCAAACCTTGAGTTGCTTCGATGTTTCGCGCCCATAAGATACGGTGGAACCGGTGGAAGTCCATAGTATTCAGCTGCAAAAGACGACGCATGGATAAGTAAAAGATCACTCCTACTTATGCTAGTTCTTCTAGTACCAAGCCCacaacccttaaaaaaaaataaaaaagtcccACAACCCTGGGACGTTTCTACCCCAGTGCCGGACGGCAACAAATATGGCCTGAAAAAAGAACATTTTCAAACTTGGTTATATCCAGCAATGGATAGTTTATGAGTGGGTGAAGCGCAGAGCTACCTATGAAATCGATTATTAGCCGACCATCGGAGCATCGACCTGTTGGGTGATGAAAATAGGTCTCTCCATAAGGAGGTAAGCCGCAGTAGAGTGTTCCGTTGCTCAAATGAAATATAGGCGGGTAAATGGTCGCATAATTTCCAGTGTCAGCCAGTGAATCGCCGAAGGCAAAGATTGACGTGAAACAGCCGGAGGCAGTTTCCAGTGAGGACAATAATATGAGAAAGGTGACTGAAAACGAGATGGTTGTCGGAAGAGCTGAAGACGATGAAGCCATTTCAAATTGTAAATTGTGGTGGCAAGACTTGCAACCTTGGTCTTGTATTTGTTCTGTGCTATTCCTGTTTagtttatttcaaaatttatgTAGCTTTTCATATATGGCAAAGTAAAATATTTCTCTTTAATGCTCACTTTGCCACATATCACTATCTCACCTACTTATCTTACGAGCTCACAAAGCATGATTCTGGCGGTTGCTTTTCATCAGCGATGACCCTGAAAAGAGGCATTAAATCCTGCGCATCAGATATATGATTCAGTAATCTTTGTTGACAGTAGACATCTGTTCTTCCTATGATTTTATGCATAGATGATTTTGTATACTATGGGGCTCAGAATCAGATGACAAGATGAGGCTTGTTGGTGGTAAATCCGTGCTGTTATATTTTGTTGGAGGTGAAGGGGCGCATTCTATTTTGTGCTGGGAAAAACCAAAAACGCAAATTTAGAAGCAAAACAGGACACCCCTCGGAAGCAGATGTTAGCAAGGCAGTAAGCAAGTCACCAAACGCATATATTGATGTGAAACTGAACCAGCCGGTGGCAGTTTCCAATTGGCAGAGGCTGTCCCAAGTGGGGCATCCAAGATTGTGAGAATCGTGGTGTGCAGAAGAGCTGACGAGGATGAAGCCATGTTAAATATGTGAGCTGTTTTTTTCTGTCTAAAAATGTAAGTAGTGAGGTGTTTCTTGAGTACGCTACAAGCGATACTGCATTGCTGATTTATCGCTTTTTGTTAGAATATAGAAGATTACACGGTGTATCCAaatttatatgtatatacacTGTATATACATTTATGGAAATTCAGAATTCCAGGACAAATAAGTGCTAACAAAATATATGGTCATCGGTGGGGCAAGAAATTATCAAACttgtaattttcattttcatgacAACctgaaatggaaaaaaaaaaattgaggatAATTTGGGAGATTGAGGGAGATACACAGGATTTTGGAGGTGATGCAAAATAGCAATCACCTTGGTGCTCAATTTGAAGCGAATCAGAAGAAGTAAAACCTCATTAATGAACATGTCATTTTAGCTGACATAACCATTATAGAACTTGAGAAGCAAACACCCAAAAGCGATACTTTTTGCCGCACAACTGAAATATTGCAAATTGCCTACATCATTGCAAAAACAAGAAACATATATGGTTGTAACTACTAATTAGGGGGAGCCTATCGCTTCTGTTCTGAACGTACTTTCGAAGTTCATTTTGCAGCACAAGTGCATGTTGCAACAATTTGGTTCTATCACATATTTTGGCAAATTTACGGAGCGGCAAAGGAACAAACTATGCCCTTTAATGGTAGATTTTTACAAAGTTATCATGCAAACGAGTCCAGGATATTTTCCCCATAAATGGACTTCAAAACATGGTAGTAGAACTTAAGAAACTGGAGGCGATTGGAGGATGCTGTAGACATTATTGTTTTCGATAACAGAAAGAGCAAAATTTTCACACGTCTTTATATGTTGCCCTTTTCAAATGTAACAGGTTACAAAGTTGAAGCCATGGAAGGTTAGTCACAGTTTTACTCGTCAATCACAGGGTGTTCTTATGTTTTGAACGTATAATACCAAacgaagaaaaatatataaagaGAGGAATTTACTTGGGTAACAAGAAGGGACAAATTTTCCTATTAAAGTTCACTGATGACGATAACAACAGCAGGTCAATTCTTCCCTGCAAGACttggaaaggaagaaaaataaatgatttactTAGTCGAACAGAActaggagaagaaaaagaaaaatattccaGCTGCCACAGAATTAGGGGTGTCAACGGGTTGGATTCGGATTAGAATTGAAAATTGCGGACCTAGACCCTTTTTATTTAGTAGACTCGGACCCAACTCGTATAACTTACGGGTCTTGATTTTAGAGTTCCGAAATTGGATCCGACGCGTCCCGAGTCAGATTCAAGTCTATTCGGAAAGAAAATGTCCAAACTTAAACATTCTAAAATTAATCACAAATTCaatctccaaatttaaacaaatcaaattacaaagctaataaatcacaaataactCGCAATAGTCAATCTAAAACTAACCACAAATCAATCTACAAAGTCATTACTAAAttgttaatttggtaaaggaatgtatttagaaatatttatattttaaaattattaatatattgttCGAATACGGGTCGAAATCCTATATTCCGTATCCTACCCTTTTTTGTTAGAATAAACGGGTATAGGTCCGAGTTCGGATCCAGGTAtcgaaattatattttaatCCAAACCCAGAAAAATTGATCGAATACGGGTCGGGTCTGGATCCAAACTCGACCCGTTGACACCCTTACATAGGATTAACAGAAGGAAACGAAAAAAACAATGATTCGTCccatatttttgacaaaatctCATAGGCCAAGTCACTTTACTTGATTTCATTGATCTCCAAgtgtttttcttctcttgtttggattgcaattttttcgAGGTTTTGTAGAAAATGTATTATAGCAATTTGATATAAGTGAGGTAAAAAGATTATTGGAAAATATGTTCACGAAAAACGtaaaaaatttttgatgaaaaagGGCAACTCATATAATTTCCTTCAAATTCATCGTTAATATACTCCATATCAGGAATTTATTGATGTCACAATCAGCCACCTTTTTTttatatccaaaaaaaaaaaatcatcaaattgGTTTTCACTCCTCTCAAGTTCATAATTTATAGGTTGTTCCAATGACTAAACGCCCAAAAGTTTGAGCTTAGAATAAGGGCTTGAGGGTCTTTTGTTACACGTCTTCATGTTACACTATGTTACACATCTTTTAGAATAAGGGCTTGTCTTGTCTGACACTTTTACATGTAGTACCTGTATAAGCCAAGAATGTTGTAATTCTAGGGATATAGAAAACGAAATTCGAACCAATCGTCGTGATACGATATGTTGGATTGGGGTAATGTAAAAATTTCTTATAAACATGCCAACGTTGGTTTGGAAAGATATATGAATATTGATGTATAGGGGTCTATATAGTTTTAAACAATCTATGTGAGGTAGTTATGTGAACCTCAATAACattagtttttcaaaattttttaaattcataattgaatctttttttttttttttgggaaagaTATAAATTTCTCAACAGACCTACACACTTCCtagtaaaaatttaaaaagaaaaactaggTACATTTTGATTGCGGGTTTTGATTTCGGAACCCAAAATCAGCCCAGTCATTTTGGTCGAGGAATTTTCCCTCCTTACGGTGGGCTATCTAGGCCAAGTTTGCGGTAGATCCCAATTGATTGACCAATGCATGGGTCAGGCTAAAACACAAAACATACATACCAAGATAGCCCAATTACAAACCCACTAAACGGCTATTGGGCAACAAGAGGATTCAACGGATTTCGCAAGTAAGATTATCCTTGGCAATTTAGCTACCCATTATAGCTCCTCCAACAAATGCAGGAAACTATTCGCTGGAAAAAACGAAGAATGTTTGATACAAATCAAACAATTGTAATGGGAGCAGAATGACCAGAAAACTCGATCTCAATCATCATCGGGAGCAAAAGAAGCTGATGGAAGTTGAAGACCTCCTTGAATGCTTACCTATCATATCATAAAATTTTGACATAATCTGCGAGGCCAACCATCTGCTGCATTTCATTGATTTCATCTCCTAAATAAATTGAGAGCAAAGTCTTTAGTGTTTCCGGTTCGATTTCCTGTATTAATTGTTTTACGTAAAAAAACATTATATTgttggcatattaaatcaagactcaaaaatagaaatttgaaTATTATTGTTTAGCAGTTTTTCAATCAAGttaaggttttaaaaattccattttttttttactttttaaaaaaagtgtAAGTCGGAGATTTCGAATTCGAGAATTTTGACTTACATTCCCTTTTCTCGTATCACTCAACTCATCCCTTCCCCCCATTAATAATTCTAATTGAGTCaatagtaattttattatttagaagggataatttcaaaaacctcccttgaggtttctgacaatttcactcgacTCCCCttagatttaaaaaattacacttatctCCCTTGACATAGTAAAATACCTATAATGCCCTCCACTTGGTagacaattttaaatttacggcaataaatttacaaaatccaaaaaaatccaaTTTTTTGTCTCTTATTTATTTTCACTCCTCTCTTTTCTAATTAATATAAcatctttttattattttcaattttgtggatattagcaaattgaaattacaaaatCAATAGAAAGAGTAGATTATGTGTCAAATTAGAAGGAAATAAAGAGAAAGAGTAGATTATGTGTCAAATTAGAAGGAAATAAAGAGACTCACAAtgatacaaaaataaataatgaaattgatgaaattagaagaactaaagatgtagaatttgtcatattttgtttGTTCTCAAGAAAATCTTTtataaaatgtcaataattacataagaatttctttcattggattagaaattttttattatgattttattatGGAAAGAGAATTTATTCTCTACTTTTGAggtattaatatttttaatgcCATAGGAGGGTTATAATGGCAGTTCTAGGTCAGGCTAGCTTGTATTGAAAAGGTATTTGAGCATTGACATTTAATTTTGGGGTACAACTGGTTGTCAATGGGGTttgtgtgtgtatttttttcttttttcttttttggcatGACAAGCATTGATACTGTATATgcaatttggaaatttttaattGGTTATTTGGTTTTAAAACTTATGTTTGGATGATTGTTAGGGATTAGACTTGTTGATTTATGTAAagtatgaaaaaaaatgattgagtatactatattttttttcttagttttgtacAAAAGAGCAATTTAGGATTTTTGTAAGAAAATCTATCTTATTGAACCTACATTGTTACTAAACATTAAAAGTAGGggaggtatatgtaatttttaaaatctaagGGAAGTTCTCTataattgttaaaaacctcaagggaagTGTGTTTCCGTATCACTCAACACATCTAAGTTTCATACATCTAAAGATGTATCCATAGAAGTATAGACCTATCTATTGTATGAAATCACATTTTCATACATCCAaggttttattttaaatttttatagggacagtgctttttttttttttgggtgtttggtACAAATAGGGATAGAGCTGGTTAACATTAAATACAATACAGAAGGAATGCTCGACTTCTTGTTCGTTAATCTGCATAACTCCGACGAAATTGAACTATATTCTCTGCGTCGATCAAGTTTAGGAACTTAAGTTTCAATTAGCTACACGAGTTGAATCCCATACATCACAAAGCAGATTAATTCCGCAAAATCTTTGAAGCAATCTGTAATTCCAAATTGTAGAAGGTAAAAGATGAAATCAAATGCAGTAGTAGCTCATAATTGGCTAGTCATAGCTGACGCAAATCCGAAATCCTTCTTCATGGACGTGCACAAAGTATTGATTGTAGGAGTAGTACAAGGCCCCTCAAGTAAACCTTTGGCCATAAATCTATATGCGGCTTCTGTAAGGTGAATGCCATCCCAACTGATATATAGAGAAGGCCGAGCACAAGCAGTAGACGCTGGTTCTCCACATTGCGCTGTAAAATTATAATTGTAAGGGGGACCTCCATCTCCGCAACAGGCCATAAGCGATCTTCCTCCGAAACCTGAAAAAGGGGCGGTCAGTGATTTGAGTCTCCTACATACAACTATCACGATATCAACTTACCGTAATCAgaatgatgatgaagatgacaaTTATACGAATAATACAAGGAAAAATCACATGCCTAGATGTCGTTGTTTCGTACTTTAATTGGATTCTCAGTTTGGAATTGAAACAGTGCTATATATCTACATCTGAAAGAGATCAAACAGAGTATCTAGGAATTTCATTTTGGCTGGTGATTTCTTTAATTGGTTTCTCCTTTGGACGGTGAAAATGttgtttccaaaatcattgAGATACATTTCCTTGAGGTATCAATTTGGGTGCCAAAAGAGCCCGTGGTCCcgattttgaccaaattgatcCGCCTTTGTTTAACAAGCAATTTGCAACATCAGTTGCATTAAACCAGCAATAATGGAGTTGAGAAGGTACTTAGGGTTTAAACTGAATGTCTTTAAAGATATTTTCAGTGTAAATGACCCAAAACACTCTGGATTAATccttctatatatatatatatatattattagtgTAGAAATTTTCCAACATTAATAAGTATGGATGCATCCTTGTGTGAAAGACCTTCTACACTAGTGTCAACTAAACTTTGCCACGTTAACACCAAGTAGATAGATATGATATAAGGAACCTTTGGGGCAAATGAAAGAAGTTTTGACACAATTTTATCAGAAAAGCTCAAGTAATTATTGGTCTACCTTAACGCTGTCTATTAATGCGAATGCACTTAAAAAGGAGAATTACCGTTTTGTTCCGGAGAACGAAAAAGCTGCATCAGAGGATTGAAATAATCGGCATACAATATAAATGCATCTGGGTGATTTGCTCGAACTCGATTCAGCTCTTCTTGAAGTAGTTCATtgtgataattggaaaaatCGTTCAACCAACTCAGGCAGCCTGTTGCTGTATCATAATCTTCTTTGTTTGAACTCTTGAAATATGTTAACATCGCTGGCGAGCATCCATCAGGCAATAGACCATTCACCATTATGTTTACCACTCCCAGGTCTATCAATTCCTACATCAGGagctccccaaaaaaaaaataaattaataaaatccTACGTCAGGAATATAAATCAATATCATGCACATATTAGCCCTTTAACCATGTAACGTTCGTGAAAGAAAGAATCCCGAGTTAAAGAGTGGCAGCGTTGCAATGTAGCATAAGACCAGAAAAGAATGcctaaaagttttttttttccccagcAAACAACACTGGAAAGATTCTAGCGCTGAAATGTCATTagaaaaagaaatgtgcaaGTCAGAATGCTGCAAAGCCCCGTGAGGAGTTGAAGGTGACAAACCTGActaaatacttttttttttttttttttttttttcttttagttgttcccttaagaaagaaaaaagaaaagtagaacTTTGAGCAATAAAAACAAATAGGGAAAAATTCTTACGTTAATGGCAGACCTAGTGGCACTAATAACCAAAGGAACCAAGGATTTTGTCTCCT contains:
- the LOC113761245 gene encoding sinapine esterase-like — translated: MASSSSALPTTISFSVTFLILLSSLETASGCFTSIFAFGDSLADTGNYATIYPPIFHLSNGTLYCGLPPYGETYFHHPTGRCSDGRLIIDFIAEYYGLPPVPPYLMGAKHRSNSRFEAGLNFAVAGATALDVPFYGEKGISSTLANISMSTQLRWFKGLLPSLCYSSSCSEVFKSSLFLMGFGGNDYGKAFLQGKSLEETKSLVPLVISATRSAINELIDLGVVNIMVNGLLPDGCSPAMLTYFKSSNKEDYDTATGCLSWLNDFSNYHNELLQEELNRVRANHPDAFILYADYFNPLMQLFRSPEQNGFGGRSLMACCGDGGPPYNYNFTAQCGEPASTACARPSLYISWDGIHLTEAAYRFMAKGLLEGPCTTPTINTLCTSMKKDFGFASAMTSQL
- the LOC113762493 gene encoding sinapine esterase-like yields the protein MASSSSALPTTISFSVTFLILLSSLETASGCFTSIFAFGDSLADTGNYATIYPPIFHLSNGTLYCGLPPYGETYFHHPTGRCSDGRLIIDFIAEYYGLPPVPPYLMGAKHRSNSRFEAGLNFAVAGATALDVPFYGEKGISSTLANISMSTQLRWFKGLLPSLCYSSSCSEVFKSSLFLMGFGGNDYGKAFLQGKSLEETKSLVPLVISATRSAINELIDLGVVNIMVNGLLPDGCSPAMLTYFKSSNKEDYDTATGCLSWLNDFSNYHNELLQEELNRVRANHPDAFILYADYFNPLMHLFRSPEQNGFGGRSLMACCGDGGPPYNYNFTAQCGEPASTACARPSLYISWDGIHLTQAAYRFMAKGLLEGPFTTPTINTLCTSMKKDFGFASAMTSQL